The following proteins are encoded in a genomic region of Amycolatopsis sulphurea:
- the recN gene encoding DNA repair protein RecN yields the protein MLAEMRIQGLGVIEDALLELHPGFTVVTGETGAGKTMVVTGLHLLSGGRAEASKVRNGMLKAFVEGRFALTGGDAASRIVIDAGADVDEDGSVIAVRSVAADGRSRAHLGGRSVPVGVLAELSEQVIAVHGQNDQLRLLRPAEQRAVIDRFAGDAVAEPLAAYREARGAWLDVLAELLERSTRSRELAQQADLLKHGLIEIDAVAPEPGEDVELTEQIKRLAAVDELRETATGAHAAVSGSQDGDPDAPGALGLVGEAVRRLASAEDSTLRDLVPRLEEASVLLGDVGAELGGYVEGLDADPALLEKVLARQADLKRLTRKYAADVDGVLAWAEDARRRLESMDTSEEALSALATRRDELAEQLVGHATEVSAARGKAAAELATAITKELSGLAMGQAELEITVEQRPAEHGDRQALAIDGHAVHAGPDGVDEVELLLRAHNGAPPLPVHKAASGGELSRVMLAIEVVLAHADTVQTLVFDEVDAGVGGRAAVEIGRRLARLARTHQVLVVTHLPQVAAFADQHLVVDKGTSGGVTRSGVKLLDQGDRVRELARMLAGMDGTETGRAHAEELLAAAEKDKKDKTAAPAAKSGGAGKRKRAKKS from the coding sequence GTGCTGGCCGAGATGCGCATCCAGGGCCTCGGAGTCATCGAGGACGCCCTGCTGGAACTGCACCCGGGCTTCACCGTCGTGACCGGTGAGACGGGCGCGGGAAAGACCATGGTCGTCACCGGCCTGCACCTGCTCTCCGGCGGGCGGGCGGAGGCGTCCAAAGTCCGCAACGGAATGCTCAAGGCGTTCGTCGAAGGCCGGTTCGCGCTCACCGGGGGCGACGCGGCGAGCCGGATCGTCATCGACGCGGGTGCCGACGTGGACGAGGACGGCAGCGTGATCGCCGTGCGCTCGGTCGCGGCGGACGGCCGTTCCCGCGCGCATCTGGGCGGCCGTTCGGTGCCGGTGGGGGTGCTGGCCGAGCTGTCCGAGCAGGTCATCGCCGTGCACGGGCAGAACGATCAGCTGCGCCTGCTGCGTCCCGCCGAGCAGCGCGCGGTGATCGACCGCTTCGCCGGTGACGCGGTGGCCGAGCCGCTGGCCGCCTATCGCGAAGCGCGCGGCGCCTGGCTGGACGTGCTCGCCGAGTTGCTCGAACGCTCCACCCGTTCGAGGGAACTGGCGCAACAGGCCGACCTGCTCAAACACGGCCTGATCGAGATCGACGCGGTCGCTCCCGAGCCGGGCGAGGACGTGGAGCTGACCGAGCAGATCAAGCGGCTGGCCGCCGTCGACGAGCTGCGCGAGACCGCCACCGGCGCGCATGCTGCGGTATCCGGCTCCCAGGACGGCGACCCGGACGCGCCGGGCGCGCTCGGGCTGGTGGGCGAGGCGGTGCGGCGGCTGGCCTCGGCCGAGGACTCCACGCTGCGCGACCTCGTGCCGCGGCTGGAGGAGGCCTCCGTGCTGCTCGGAGACGTGGGCGCGGAGCTGGGCGGCTACGTGGAGGGCCTGGACGCCGATCCGGCGCTGCTGGAGAAGGTGCTGGCCCGGCAGGCGGATCTCAAGCGGCTGACCCGCAAATACGCCGCGGACGTCGACGGGGTGCTCGCGTGGGCGGAGGACGCCCGTCGCAGGCTCGAATCGATGGACACCTCCGAGGAGGCGCTGTCCGCGCTGGCCACGCGCCGGGACGAGCTGGCGGAGCAGCTGGTCGGGCACGCCACCGAGGTGTCCGCCGCCCGCGGCAAGGCGGCCGCCGAACTGGCCACCGCGATCACCAAGGAGCTGTCCGGCCTGGCGATGGGCCAGGCCGAGCTGGAGATCACCGTCGAACAGCGCCCCGCCGAACACGGCGACCGGCAGGCCCTCGCCATCGACGGGCACGCGGTGCACGCCGGGCCGGACGGGGTGGACGAGGTCGAACTGCTGCTGCGGGCGCACAACGGCGCGCCGCCGCTGCCGGTGCACAAGGCCGCCTCGGGCGGGGAGCTGTCCCGGGTGATGCTGGCCATCGAGGTGGTGCTGGCGCACGCGGACACCGTGCAGACGCTGGTGTTCGACGAGGTCGACGCCGGGGTCGGCGGCCGGGCCGCGGTGGAGATCGGCCGCCGGCTCGCCCGGCTCGCCCGCACCCACCAGGTCCTGGTGGTCACGCACCTGCCGCAGGTCGCCGCGTTCGCGGACCAGCACCTGGTGGTGGACAAGGGCACCAGCGGCGGGGTCACGCGCAGCGGCGTCAAGCTGCTCGACCAGGGCGACCGGGTGCGGGAGCTGGCTCGCATGCTGGCCGGGATGGACGGCACGGAGACCGGCCGCGCGCACGCCGAGGAACTCCTCGCGGCGGCGGAGAAGGACAAGAAGGACAAGACCGCCGCACCCGCGGCGAAGTCCGGGGGCGCGGGGAAACGGAAGCGCGCCAAGAAGTCCTGA
- a CDS encoding DUF1266 domain-containing protein, which produces MTRTADVEAELALARRDGDFDRFLGLLGAEELFVPIHRDEAQRLARQRVWSPARVCCAHGGEPSLQVFTRGAVPDLGDGVVFLSGDLDWATCGLRNGAQIVFNRGTPGEWRVGASAVQPWLEANPHRVTVAEQQVERLRTAAYGHLEGPVAHALACGAPQAVLVGEPWNVLDARRHDYVAEVRGLQDWWDVSDAAGWRAALDGLLGDERPLTPAAMVLALREGPDLDPLSWAELAVQWCGGSGQAGLLVQTVRRIVRCEQRLRADGVLAPGSAVRSTWGWDVGRAVDLVRRGLAVGHCDPLTAELHLLEAGALARRHCESWPELAAGWLLGRVLDLDEERFGEHYRTSVRVCHLLLDDLGSPWWTLDSAGAQPDSKP; this is translated from the coding sequence ATGACCCGGACCGCGGACGTGGAGGCCGAGCTGGCGCTGGCCCGGCGGGACGGGGACTTCGACCGGTTCCTCGGACTGCTCGGCGCCGAGGAGCTGTTCGTGCCGATCCACCGGGACGAGGCGCAGCGGCTGGCCCGGCAGCGGGTGTGGTCGCCCGCGCGGGTCTGCTGCGCACACGGTGGCGAGCCGTCCCTGCAGGTGTTCACCCGGGGTGCGGTGCCCGACCTCGGCGACGGCGTGGTGTTCCTCAGCGGCGACCTCGACTGGGCCACGTGCGGGCTCCGTAACGGTGCGCAGATCGTGTTCAACCGGGGTACTCCGGGGGAGTGGCGGGTCGGCGCGTCCGCCGTGCAGCCGTGGCTGGAGGCCAATCCGCACCGGGTCACGGTGGCCGAGCAGCAGGTCGAGCGGCTGCGCACCGCGGCCTACGGGCATCTCGAAGGCCCGGTCGCGCACGCGCTCGCCTGTGGTGCGCCGCAAGCGGTTCTGGTCGGGGAGCCGTGGAACGTGCTCGACGCGCGACGGCACGACTACGTCGCCGAGGTCCGTGGGCTGCAAGACTGGTGGGACGTCTCGGACGCGGCCGGCTGGCGGGCTGCGCTCGACGGACTGCTCGGCGACGAGCGTCCGCTCACTCCGGCCGCCATGGTCCTCGCGTTGCGGGAGGGACCGGACCTCGATCCGCTGTCGTGGGCGGAACTCGCCGTGCAGTGGTGCGGCGGGTCCGGGCAGGCCGGGCTGCTTGTCCAGACGGTCCGCCGGATCGTGCGGTGCGAGCAGCGGCTGCGGGCGGACGGGGTGCTGGCGCCAGGAAGCGCGGTGCGGAGCACTTGGGGCTGGGATGTGGGCCGCGCGGTGGACCTGGTGCGCCGCGGTCTCGCCGTCGGGCACTGCGATCCGCTGACCGCCGAGCTGCACCTGCTGGAGGCCGGCGCCCTCGCCCGTCGTCACTGCGAGTCATGGCCGGAGCTGGCCGCGGGCTGGTTGCTCGGCCGGGTGCTGGACCTGGACGAGGAACGCTTCGGCGAGCACTACCGGACCTCGGTGCGAGTCTGTCACCTGCTGCTTGATGATCTTGGGAGCCCCTGGTGGACCCTCGATTCCGCGGGCGCCCAACCCGACAGCAAACCCTGA